One Halobaculum roseum DNA segment encodes these proteins:
- a CDS encoding 3-keto-5-aminohexanoate cleavage protein, giving the protein MTYDEYLDGKPVVITAALTGGIQGKEAHPELPETPAEIAEAAAAVEDAGAAVVHLHARRDNGERAFSTERFQEVTDAVREATDDIVIQHSTGGTAAPDALRAEPLRTDPAPEMASLDMGPMNRGRRLTSENTRDTIDGLHAEMRDRGIKPELEVFNNGHLNEAFRILDDLEEPPYLNLIFGPGTLAPPSPANLQRTVDQLPDRAEFNVIGFGPHQLPLTTQSMILGGHVRVGLEDNSYLRKGEMATNEALVARAARIAEELGRPVASPADARDLLGVESRR; this is encoded by the coding sequence ATGACCTACGACGAGTACCTCGACGGCAAGCCCGTCGTCATCACCGCGGCGCTCACGGGCGGGATCCAGGGGAAGGAGGCGCACCCCGAGCTCCCCGAGACGCCCGCGGAGATCGCCGAGGCGGCCGCGGCGGTCGAGGACGCCGGGGCCGCGGTCGTCCACCTGCACGCCCGCCGCGACAACGGCGAGCGGGCGTTCTCGACCGAGCGGTTTCAGGAAGTGACCGACGCCGTGCGCGAGGCGACCGACGACATCGTGATCCAGCACTCGACGGGCGGCACCGCCGCGCCCGACGCCCTCCGCGCGGAGCCGCTCCGGACGGATCCCGCTCCGGAGATGGCGAGCCTCGACATGGGGCCGATGAACCGCGGGCGCCGCCTCACCAGCGAGAACACCCGCGACACGATCGACGGCCTGCACGCGGAGATGCGCGATCGGGGGATCAAGCCGGAGCTTGAGGTGTTCAACAACGGCCACCTCAACGAGGCGTTCCGGATCCTCGACGACCTGGAGGAGCCGCCGTACCTGAACCTCATCTTCGGGCCGGGGACGCTCGCGCCGCCCTCGCCCGCGAACCTCCAGCGGACGGTCGACCAGCTCCCGGACCGCGCGGAGTTCAACGTCATCGGCTTCGGTCCCCACCAGCTTCCGCTGACGACCCAGTCGATGATCCTCGGGGGGCACGTCCGCGTCGGACTGGAGGACAACAGCTACCTCCGGAAGGGGGAAATGGCGACGAACGAGGCGCTCGTCGCGCGGGCGGCCCGGATCGCCGAGGAACTCGGTCGACCGGTCGCGTCGCCCGCGGACGCACGCGACCTGCTCGGGGTCGAGTCGCGGCGCTGA
- a CDS encoding DUF456 family protein — translation MVDLVVLAALALLVAGVVGSVVPLVPAGPLSVAGVLVYYVLAPPSAPTLGLGWVVVFTLVGLTAFAVEHLGGPLASKAGGAEPATMVAAGLASLVLLFVVGPLGILVGTVGVVFAAELRTGKASDEAVRAAAFTVAGMLASSVAQLALTLSILAGFVVAVFVL, via the coding sequence ATGGTCGATCTCGTCGTCCTCGCCGCGCTCGCCCTCCTCGTCGCCGGCGTCGTCGGGAGCGTCGTCCCGCTGGTGCCGGCCGGCCCGCTCTCGGTCGCGGGCGTCCTCGTCTACTACGTCCTCGCGCCGCCGTCGGCGCCGACGCTTGGGCTCGGTTGGGTCGTCGTCTTCACGCTCGTCGGTTTGACCGCCTTCGCCGTCGAGCACCTCGGCGGTCCACTCGCCTCGAAGGCCGGCGGCGCAGAGCCCGCGACGATGGTGGCGGCCGGACTGGCGTCGCTCGTGCTGTTGTTCGTCGTCGGCCCGCTCGGCATCCTCGTCGGCACCGTCGGCGTCGTGTTCGCGGCGGAACTGCGCACGGGGAAGGCGTCCGACGAGGCAGTCCGGGCCGCCGCCTTCACCGTCGCCGGGATGCTCGCGTCGTCGGTCGCGCAACTCGCGTTGACGCTGTCGATACTCGCCGGGTTCGTCGTGGCGGTCTTCGTGCTCTGA
- the tmcA gene encoding tRNA(Met) cytidine acetyltransferase TmcA yields the protein MDIAALASLAADLGAEARRTNQRRLLVLHGDRDACFDAAFTAVESADIADEETTLLSTREGFRFERHRPKHAKRLLGTTREAVILDAFAEFSPDVVGQSVGAVDGGGLYVLLAPPLDDWPDRRDDFDESLAVPPFGLDDVSGRFRTRLVETLRTHPGVAIVGVGDDAADGADDDALDAGGNAGDAADGTVADDTAADIERDGLTGDDAPPAEPGPTVPDAAAFPAVAYESCLTRDQSRVLSSLERLRTGTPEQAEAVVVEADRGRGKSSAAGLAAASLALDGRDVLVTAPSFGGAAALFERARALLADLDATFAVDEERRIEVGASADEPTADPTGRGRIRYLPPAEAAEAAGDADVAIADEAAALPVRLLADLLAAPAAAFVTTVHGYEGAGRGFSVRFRDRLDGSDRRVTDVRMDDPIRYARGDPVEGWAFRALMLDARPPVDEAVADADPETVDYRALDGDDLLADEHLLSEAFGLLVLAHYRTEPDDLARLLDAPNLTVRALTYEGHVVSVALLAREGGLDAGTREAMYDGERVRGNMLPDVLTSQLRDPEAAAPTGLRVMRIATHHAVRSRGLGSRLLREIERETGDDVDYLGTGFGATPGLLDFWAENGYRTVHLATTRNAASGEHSALMMAPASDDGRALARRHARWFRERIGGVLSDALRDLDPDVVRAALAACDADGEAVVDVSEYEWRLTVAAAYGPGLADAAPRPFRRLALAHLLDREADLSAREERLLVRKVLQAREWERVAQELDYVSTAECMRSLGRALQPLVDRYGDEAAFAERDRYE from the coding sequence ATGGACATCGCCGCCCTCGCCTCCCTCGCCGCCGACCTCGGGGCGGAGGCGCGTCGGACGAACCAGCGGCGCCTGCTCGTCCTCCACGGCGACCGGGACGCCTGCTTCGACGCCGCCTTCACCGCCGTCGAGTCCGCCGACATCGCGGACGAGGAGACGACGCTGTTGTCGACCCGCGAGGGGTTCCGCTTCGAGCGCCACCGGCCGAAACACGCCAAGCGACTGCTCGGGACCACCCGAGAGGCGGTGATCCTCGACGCGTTCGCGGAGTTCTCGCCCGACGTCGTCGGCCAGTCGGTCGGCGCCGTCGACGGCGGCGGCCTCTACGTTCTCCTCGCGCCGCCGCTCGACGACTGGCCCGACCGCCGCGACGACTTCGACGAGTCGCTCGCCGTCCCGCCGTTCGGCCTCGACGACGTGTCCGGTCGCTTCCGCACGCGGCTGGTCGAGACGCTCCGGACGCACCCCGGCGTCGCGATCGTCGGGGTCGGCGACGACGCCGCTGACGGCGCTGACGACGACGCTCTCGACGCCGGCGGCAACGCCGGCGACGCGGCGGATGGCACCGTCGCCGATGACACCGCCGCGGATATCGAACGGGACGGGCTCACCGGCGACGACGCGCCCCCGGCCGAACCGGGACCGACCGTCCCCGACGCCGCGGCGTTCCCGGCCGTCGCGTACGAGTCGTGTCTCACTCGGGACCAGTCGCGCGTGCTGTCGTCGCTGGAGCGGCTTCGAACCGGAACCCCCGAGCAAGCCGAGGCGGTCGTGGTCGAGGCCGACCGCGGCCGCGGGAAATCCAGCGCCGCGGGCCTCGCCGCCGCGAGCCTCGCGCTCGACGGCCGCGACGTGCTCGTCACCGCGCCCTCGTTCGGCGGCGCCGCGGCGCTGTTCGAGCGCGCCCGCGCCCTGCTCGCGGATCTCGACGCGACGTTCGCGGTCGACGAGGAGCGCCGGATCGAGGTCGGGGCGTCCGCCGACGAACCGACGGCAGATCCGACCGGACGCGGCCGGATCCGCTACCTCCCGCCAGCGGAGGCGGCCGAGGCCGCCGGCGACGCCGACGTGGCGATCGCCGACGAGGCGGCCGCGCTCCCGGTGCGCCTGCTCGCGGACCTGCTCGCGGCGCCCGCCGCGGCGTTCGTCACGACCGTCCACGGCTACGAGGGCGCCGGCCGGGGGTTCTCGGTCCGCTTTCGCGACCGGCTCGACGGGTCGGACCGCCGCGTCACCGACGTACGGATGGACGACCCCATCCGCTACGCCCGCGGCGACCCGGTCGAGGGGTGGGCGTTCCGCGCGCTCATGCTCGACGCCCGACCCCCGGTCGACGAGGCGGTCGCCGACGCGGATCCCGAGACCGTCGACTACCGCGCGCTCGACGGGGACGACCTCCTCGCCGACGAGCACCTGCTCTCGGAGGCGTTCGGCCTGCTGGTGCTCGCGCACTACCGTACCGAACCCGACGACCTCGCGCGCCTGCTGGACGCGCCGAACCTCACGGTTCGCGCGCTGACGTACGAGGGGCACGTCGTCTCGGTCGCGCTGCTGGCGCGGGAGGGCGGCCTGGACGCCGGGACCCGCGAGGCGATGTACGACGGCGAGCGCGTCCGCGGCAACATGCTCCCGGACGTGTTGACCAGCCAGCTTCGCGACCCCGAGGCGGCCGCGCCGACCGGCCTGCGCGTCATGCGCATCGCGACCCACCACGCCGTCCGGAGCCGCGGGCTCGGGTCGCGGCTGCTCCGGGAGATCGAGCGGGAGACCGGCGACGACGTGGACTACCTCGGCACGGGGTTCGGCGCGACGCCCGGCCTGCTCGACTTCTGGGCCGAGAACGGCTACCGGACGGTCCACCTCGCGACCACGCGCAACGCCGCGAGCGGCGAGCACTCGGCGCTCATGATGGCCCCGGCGAGCGACGACGGACGGGCGCTCGCGCGCCGACACGCCCGGTGGTTCCGAGAGCGGATCGGCGGGGTCCTCTCTGACGCCCTGCGCGATCTCGACCCGGACGTGGTCCGCGCCGCGCTCGCCGCCTGCGACGCCGACGGCGAGGCCGTCGTCGACGTGTCCGAGTACGAGTGGCGGCTAACCGTCGCTGCGGCGTACGGCCCCGGGCTCGCGGACGCGGCGCCGCGACCGTTCCGGCGGCTCGCGCTCGCGCACCTGCTCGACCGCGAGGCGGACCTCTCCGCCCGGGAGGAGCGCCTGCTCGTTCGGAAAGTGTTGCAGGCGCGCGAGTGGGAGCGCGTCGCCCAGGAACTCGACTACGTCTCGACGGCCGAGTGCATGCGGAGCCTCGGTCGCGCGCTCCAACCCCTCGTGGACCGCTACGGCGACGAGGCGGCGTTCGCCGAGCGCGATCGATACGAGTAG
- a CDS encoding 4Fe-4S dicluster domain-containing protein, translating into MPIDPSFEENREQVDEHEGHAVWGPVDEPEELGIHGTHVAVDFDICLADGACLEDCPVDVFEWVDSPGHPESELKADPANEDQCIDCMICVDVCPVDAIDVDAGRAGRI; encoded by the coding sequence ATGCCCATAGACCCGAGCTTCGAGGAGAACCGCGAGCAGGTCGACGAGCACGAGGGCCACGCCGTCTGGGGGCCGGTCGACGAGCCGGAGGAGCTGGGGATCCACGGGACCCACGTCGCCGTCGACTTCGACATCTGTCTCGCCGACGGCGCCTGTCTGGAGGACTGTCCGGTCGACGTGTTCGAGTGGGTGGACAGCCCCGGCCATCCGGAGAGCGAGCTGAAGGCGGACCCCGCCAACGAGGACCAGTGCATCGACTGCATGATATGCGTCGACGTGTGTCCGGTGGACGCCATCGACGTGGACGCGGGGCGGGCGGGGCGGATCTGA
- a CDS encoding electron transfer flavoprotein subunit beta/FixA family protein — protein sequence MHTVVMTKGVPDFREGKVAFDEDGHLERGNTPTVMNPNDEHALRAALQTRVRHGGRVSVMSMGPPGYEDVLREAMESVYADDCYLVSDKQFAAADTWATAITLATAIEHLGEPDLVFAGFKTADGETGHTGPQTCWGLDMPIVTHVVALDIDPEDRTLRAKRLVEGDIEEIETVETSLPAFVVADPEFEPSYRTARHRLERKRLREEARERAADIDEHVTYWDHEELNLDPDYVGLDGSPTIVSSVDPIPRAPAEREATEVDPADPEALGEVVEELTPHAGGD from the coding sequence ATGCACACAGTCGTGATGACGAAGGGGGTCCCCGACTTCCGCGAGGGGAAGGTCGCCTTCGACGAGGACGGACACTTAGAGCGGGGGAACACCCCGACGGTGATGAACCCGAACGACGAGCACGCGTTGCGCGCGGCGCTCCAGACCCGCGTTCGACACGGCGGACGCGTGAGCGTGATGAGTATGGGCCCCCCGGGGTACGAGGACGTGCTCCGGGAGGCGATGGAGTCGGTGTACGCCGACGACTGCTATCTCGTCTCGGACAAGCAGTTCGCCGCCGCCGACACGTGGGCGACGGCGATCACGCTCGCGACGGCCATCGAGCACCTCGGCGAGCCGGACCTGGTGTTCGCGGGGTTCAAGACGGCCGACGGGGAGACGGGCCACACCGGCCCGCAGACGTGCTGGGGCCTCGATATGCCGATCGTCACCCACGTCGTCGCGCTCGACATCGACCCCGAGGACCGGACGCTGCGCGCGAAGCGACTCGTCGAGGGGGACATCGAGGAGATCGAGACGGTGGAGACGTCGCTGCCGGCGTTCGTCGTCGCCGACCCCGAGTTCGAGCCGTCGTATCGGACCGCCCGACACCGCCTCGAACGGAAGCGACTCCGCGAGGAGGCGCGCGAGCGGGCGGCCGACATCGACGAGCACGTCACCTACTGGGACCACGAGGAACTGAACCTCGACCCCGACTACGTCGGCCTGGACGGGTCGCCGACGATCGTCTCCTCGGTCGACCCGATCCCGCGGGCGCCGGCCGAGCGGGAGGCCACCGAGGTCGACCCTGCGGACCCGGAGGCGCTGGGCGAGGTCGTCGAGGAACTGACGCCGCACGCGGGGGGTGACTGA
- a CDS encoding electron transfer flavoprotein subunit alpha/FixB family protein has translation MPEFDPAEFDVSELGPKVQSIDDPAELRAILEAERDGDNRDAVITVIESRLEQVSEDDGGDDGEIDLDAMSVADIGNALQNVDDPERLRDLREREVDGEDRDTVLRLIDRRLDSVEGGEEGETGGAETDREPPEERHPELDHPTADKRHVRALEDGTYRDMWVYCETQAGDLLDVSREMLGKARELMDGYNDDYVGDDEDDERVVAVLIGDDVAGHADECIALGADVVVYHEDDRLARFQHKPYSEVFADMARWGADPPARDEDREASPPEDADWRDYDEPRYVLFPATHNGRDLSAQVQAELDSGLASDCSGLFIDDVGISNPVKTGAPGTTRTFERVLHMKRPDFSGFEYSTILCLDNPDREFHPQGGSVIPGSFEVPDPDPEREGEVIEHEGDLDDGWFRVEVTEFDRLDGGVDLSGHDVVVAVGRGIGDDPTRGMELALELADAFDDAAVGVSRGIVTGSYSFDGHVEEYTAEERQIGETGQVVEPSVYIAAGISGAVQHKVGCDESDTIVAVNTDPDARIHDWCDYFVEGDLFEVLPRLTEAVKTGSVDAEALADGGAGEPATDGGTVAGDTGGEVDE, from the coding sequence GTGCCAGAGTTCGACCCCGCCGAGTTCGACGTCTCCGAGCTCGGCCCGAAGGTCCAGTCGATCGACGACCCGGCGGAACTCCGCGCGATCCTTGAGGCCGAGCGCGACGGCGACAACCGCGACGCCGTGATCACCGTCATCGAGAGCAGGCTGGAGCAGGTGTCCGAGGACGACGGCGGCGACGATGGCGAGATCGACCTCGACGCGATGTCGGTGGCGGACATCGGCAACGCGCTGCAGAACGTCGACGACCCCGAGCGCCTGCGCGACCTCCGCGAGCGCGAGGTCGACGGCGAGGACAGAGACACCGTCCTCCGACTGATCGACCGTCGCCTCGACTCCGTCGAAGGGGGAGAGGAGGGCGAGACCGGGGGCGCGGAGACAGACCGCGAGCCGCCGGAGGAGCGCCACCCCGAGTTGGACCACCCGACGGCGGACAAACGCCACGTCCGGGCGCTGGAGGACGGCACGTACCGCGACATGTGGGTGTACTGCGAGACGCAGGCGGGCGACCTGCTCGACGTGTCCCGCGAGATGCTCGGGAAGGCGCGGGAGCTGATGGACGGCTACAACGACGACTACGTCGGCGACGACGAGGACGACGAGCGCGTCGTCGCGGTCCTGATCGGCGACGACGTGGCCGGCCACGCCGACGAGTGCATCGCGCTCGGCGCCGACGTGGTCGTCTACCACGAGGACGACCGCCTCGCGCGGTTCCAGCACAAGCCGTACAGCGAAGTGTTCGCGGACATGGCCCGGTGGGGCGCGGACCCGCCGGCCCGCGACGAGGACCGCGAGGCTTCGCCCCCCGAGGACGCCGACTGGCGCGACTACGACGAGCCGAGATACGTGCTGTTCCCGGCGACGCACAACGGCCGCGACCTCTCCGCACAGGTGCAGGCGGAACTCGACTCCGGGCTCGCCTCCGACTGCTCGGGGTTGTTCATCGACGACGTGGGTATCTCCAACCCGGTGAAGACCGGGGCGCCGGGGACCACCCGGACGTTCGAGCGCGTCCTGCACATGAAGCGGCCGGACTTCTCCGGGTTCGAGTACTCGACCATCCTCTGTCTCGACAACCCCGACCGGGAGTTCCACCCGCAGGGCGGTTCGGTCATCCCCGGCAGCTTCGAGGTTCCCGACCCGGACCCCGAGCGCGAGGGCGAGGTGATCGAACACGAGGGCGACCTGGACGACGGCTGGTTCCGCGTCGAGGTGACGGAGTTCGACCGCCTCGACGGCGGCGTCGACCTCTCGGGTCACGACGTGGTCGTCGCCGTCGGCAGGGGCATCGGCGACGACCCGACGCGCGGGATGGAACTCGCGCTCGAACTGGCCGACGCGTTCGACGACGCCGCCGTGGGCGTCTCCCGCGGCATCGTCACCGGCTCGTACAGCTTCGACGGCCACGTCGAGGAGTACACGGCCGAGGAGCGCCAGATCGGCGAGACCGGACAGGTCGTCGAGCCGTCCGTCTACATCGCCGCGGGCATCTCCGGGGCCGTCCAGCACAAGGTCGGATGTGACGAGTCCGACACCATCGTCGCGGTGAACACCGACCCGGACGCCCGGATCCACGACTGGTGCGACTACTTCGTCGAGGGCGACCTCTTCGAGGTGCTCCCGCGGCTGACGGAGGCGGTGAAGACGGGGAGCGTCGACGCCGAGGCGCTCGCCGACGGCGGGGCCGGGGAGCCCGCGACCGACGGCGGGACCGTCGCCGGCGACACCGGAGGTGAGGTCGATGAGTAA